The genomic region AGGAGGCGGCAGCGCGGGCGGTCGGGGTGAATGAGCGCACGCTGCAGCGCCTGTTGAGGCGTGCGGGCGGCATCCGGCGGCCGCCGCGCGTGCGCTCTGCCTTGCGTTTGAGCGTGGCCGAGCGCGAGGAGGTGTCTCGTGGCGTGCAGGCGGAAGAGTCCAT from Myxococcus virescens harbors:
- a CDS encoding helix-turn-helix domain-containing protein, coding for MSGEDWLEVQRAVAAGQTQEAAARAVGVNERTLQRLLRRAGGIRRPPRVRSALRLSVAEREEVSRGVQAEES